A part of Chitinimonas koreensis genomic DNA contains:
- the nth gene encoding endonuclease III, whose translation MNKDSRREFFERLRAHNPEPRTELEYSTPFELLVSVVLSAQATDVGVNKATRKLYPVANTPAAIHALGVEGLEDYIRTIGLYRSKARHVIEMCRLLMERHDGRVPETREALEALPGVGRKTANVVLNTAFGQPTMAVDTHIFRVSNRTGLAPGKDVRAVEDKLVKVIPKEFMLDAHHWLILHGRYVCKARKPDCPVCVVRELCEYKAKTT comes from the coding sequence GTGAACAAGGACAGCCGCCGCGAATTCTTCGAGCGCCTGCGCGCCCACAATCCCGAGCCGCGGACCGAGCTCGAGTACAGCACGCCGTTCGAGCTGCTGGTCTCGGTGGTGCTGTCGGCGCAGGCGACCGACGTCGGGGTGAACAAGGCGACGCGCAAGCTCTACCCGGTGGCCAATACGCCGGCCGCGATCCATGCGCTCGGCGTCGAGGGCCTGGAGGACTACATCCGCACCATCGGCCTCTACCGCAGCAAGGCGCGCCACGTGATCGAGATGTGCCGCCTCCTGATGGAGCGCCACGACGGCCGGGTGCCCGAGACGCGCGAGGCGCTGGAGGCGTTGCCCGGCGTCGGCCGCAAGACCGCCAACGTGGTGCTCAACACCGCCTTCGGCCAGCCGACCATGGCGGTCGACACCCATATCTTCCGCGTCTCCAACCGCACCGGCCTCGCGCCCGGCAAGGACGTGCGCGCGGTCGAGGATAAGCTGGTCAAGGTGATCCCGAAGGAATTCATGCTCGATGCGCACCACTGGCTGATCCTGCACGGCCGCTACGTGTGCAAGGCGCGCAAGCCCGACTGTCCGGTCTGCGTGGTGCGCGAGCTGTGCGAATACAAGGCCAAGACGACATGA
- a CDS encoding PilZ domain-containing protein, whose translation MNPVTPVRGRIRYRTWVKVVPLRGPGLLGHIEEISVEGLGVEHDRPVETGQECQVYFMLPVAGRQNVVQARCRVADCRAAEAEARYHVGLDFLEFVSDPVGTPALIEAFVRQVESRS comes from the coding sequence ATGAATCCCGTCACGCCCGTCCGCGGCCGCATCCGTTACCGCACCTGGGTCAAGGTGGTGCCGCTGCGCGGTCCCGGCCTGCTCGGCCATATCGAGGAGATCTCGGTCGAGGGCCTCGGCGTCGAGCACGACCGCCCGGTCGAGACCGGCCAGGAGTGCCAGGTCTATTTCATGCTGCCGGTGGCCGGCCGCCAGAACGTGGTGCAGGCGCGCTGCCGCGTGGCCGATTGCCGCGCCGCCGAGGCGGAGGCCCGTTACCACGTCGGCCTCGATTTCCTCGAATTCGTCTCCGACCCGGTCGGCACGCCGGCGCTGATCGAGGCCTTCGTCCGCCAGGTCGAGTCCAGATCGTGA
- the ampD gene encoding 1,6-anhydro-N-acetylmuramyl-L-alanine amidase AmpD, whose translation MKLAIGADGWVEGAARIVSPNADARPDGTAIDMVVLHSISLPPGRFGGDGVERLFTNRCDPAEHECFEELQHFRVSAHFFVRRDGALLQFVSCLDRAWHAGASSWQGRERCNDFSVGIEMEGGDHWPYEPAQYATLDALLAALRARFPIRHLVGHCHVAPERKTDPGPYFDWARYPGRLVDGCDM comes from the coding sequence ATGAAGCTGGCGATCGGCGCCGACGGCTGGGTCGAGGGCGCTGCGCGCATCGTCTCGCCCAATGCCGACGCGCGGCCGGACGGCACGGCGATCGACATGGTGGTGCTGCACTCGATCTCGCTGCCGCCGGGCCGCTTCGGCGGCGACGGCGTCGAGCGGCTGTTCACCAATCGCTGCGACCCGGCGGAGCACGAGTGCTTCGAGGAGCTGCAGCATTTCCGGGTGTCGGCGCATTTCTTCGTCAGGCGCGACGGCGCGCTGCTGCAGTTCGTCTCCTGCCTCGACCGCGCCTGGCATGCCGGCGCGTCGTCCTGGCAGGGCCGGGAACGCTGCAACGATTTTTCCGTCGGGATAGAGATGGAGGGCGGCGACCACTGGCCCTACGAGCCGGCCCAGTACGCCACGCTCGACGCGCTGCTGGCGGCGCTGCGGGCGCGCTTCCCGATCCGCCACCTGGTCGGCCACTGCCATGTCGCGCCCGAGCGCAAGACCGATCCGGGGCCGTATTTCGACTGGGCGCGCTATCCGGGGCGCCTTGTTGACGGCTGTGACATGTGA
- a CDS encoding quinone-dependent dihydroorotate dehydrogenase: protein MLYPLLRPLLFSLEPETAHKLTFSGLEALHALGFATILGSREEAAPVQCMGLTFPNRVGLAAGLDKNGDHIDALADLGFGFIEIGTVTPRPQPGNPKPRLFRLPAAEGVINRMGFNNGGLDALVKNVEAAQYRGILGINIGKNFDTPIERAADDYLACLMRVYPYASYVTVNISSPNTKNLRQLQQSDELEKLLAALKDEQAKLAAQHGRYVPLALKIAPDLDGEQIAEIARLLVEYRFDAVIASNTTLGRTGVEHLKHGGEAGGLSGTPVRAKSTSVIRALKAALGDQVPIIGVGGILEGRHAVEKIEAGATLVQLYSGLIYRGPGLVGETIRAVARM from the coding sequence ATGCTCTATCCGCTGCTGCGCCCGCTGCTGTTCTCGCTCGAGCCGGAAACCGCCCACAAGCTCACCTTCTCCGGCCTCGAGGCGCTGCACGCGCTCGGTTTCGCCACCATCCTCGGCAGCCGCGAGGAGGCTGCGCCGGTGCAGTGCATGGGGCTGACCTTTCCCAACCGGGTCGGCCTGGCCGCCGGCCTCGACAAGAACGGCGATCACATCGACGCGCTGGCCGACCTCGGCTTCGGCTTCATCGAGATCGGCACCGTCACGCCGCGGCCGCAGCCGGGCAACCCCAAGCCGCGGCTGTTCCGACTGCCGGCGGCCGAGGGCGTGATCAACCGCATGGGCTTCAACAACGGCGGGCTCGACGCGCTGGTGAAGAACGTCGAGGCTGCGCAGTACCGCGGCATCCTCGGCATCAACATCGGCAAGAACTTCGACACGCCGATCGAGCGCGCGGCCGACGACTACCTGGCCTGCCTGATGCGGGTGTACCCGTATGCCAGCTACGTCACGGTCAACATTTCTTCGCCCAACACCAAGAACCTGCGCCAGCTGCAGCAATCGGACGAACTGGAGAAGCTGCTGGCCGCGCTCAAGGACGAGCAGGCGAAGCTGGCGGCCCAGCACGGCCGCTACGTGCCGCTGGCGCTGAAGATCGCGCCCGATCTCGACGGCGAGCAGATCGCCGAGATCGCCCGGCTGCTGGTCGAATACCGCTTCGACGCGGTGATCGCCAGCAACACCACGCTGGGCCGGACCGGCGTCGAGCACCTCAAGCACGGCGGCGAGGCCGGCGGCCTGTCCGGCACGCCGGTACGCGCCAAATCGACCTCGGTGATCCGCGCGCTGAAGGCCGCGCTCGGCGACCAGGTGCCCATCATCGGCGTCGGCGGCATCCTCGAGGGGCGCCACGCGGTCGAGAAGATCGAGGCCGGCGCGACCTTGGTGCAGCTGTACAGCGGGCTGATCTACCGCGGCCCGGGCCTGGTCGGCGAGACGATCCGCGCCGTGGCGCGGATGTAG
- a CDS encoding potassium transporter Kup encodes MSAQQDPQDPKKLAGLTLAALGVVYGDIGTSPLYTIAECFHSKHGLTATPENVLGILSLITWALLIVVSFKYVFFMLRADNNGEGGILALMALALRNTHRKRGQFSVFILLGISGAALFYGDGVITPAVSVLSAVEGLKIIDPAFERWVIPLTLVIIVALFAVQRHGTGGVGKFFGPIMALWFTTLGVLGIGGILHDPAVLRAFWPGYAVAFFAAQPMLAFLALGAVVLAVTGAEAIYADMGHFGRKPIQIGWFSLALPGLLLNYYGQGALVLHDPSAADHPFFMLAPEPLVLPLVILATAATVIASQALISGVFSITRQAIQLGYMPRMDIHHTSEREIGQIYIPGVNWGMCVAVLLLVLTFKSSGNLAAAYGFAICGIMIMTTTTAFVALKQSKRPGRTRAIRALLAFFLFIDLALLAANIPKIPEGGWFPLMVGLFMLFMMFTWKRGRRLLFHRIHDGELPLELFVQSIEANPPYRAEGTAIFMTGSVDTTPHALLHNLKHNKVLHEQVVFLTIQSTDVPTVADKQRLKVTRLSDSFWQVSATYGFMEDPSVPEILNLAERDHGLVCEEMNTSFFLSRETIICHRTADMPWLQLKVFAWMQRNAQRPTDFFKIPPNRVVEMGTQVEM; translated from the coding sequence ATGAGTGCGCAGCAAGACCCGCAAGACCCGAAGAAACTCGCCGGCCTGACTCTCGCAGCGCTCGGCGTCGTGTATGGCGACATCGGCACCAGCCCGCTCTATACCATCGCCGAATGCTTCCATTCCAAGCACGGCCTGACCGCGACGCCCGAGAACGTGCTCGGCATCCTGTCGCTGATCACCTGGGCGCTGCTGATCGTCGTCTCGTTCAAGTACGTGTTTTTCATGCTGCGCGCCGACAACAATGGCGAGGGCGGCATCCTGGCGTTGATGGCGCTGGCGCTGCGCAACACCCACCGCAAGCGTGGCCAGTTCTCTGTCTTCATCCTGCTCGGCATCTCTGGCGCGGCGCTGTTCTATGGCGACGGCGTGATCACGCCGGCGGTGTCGGTGCTGTCGGCGGTCGAGGGCCTCAAGATCATCGATCCGGCGTTCGAGCGCTGGGTGATCCCGCTCACACTGGTCATCATCGTCGCGCTGTTCGCCGTGCAGAGGCACGGCACCGGCGGCGTCGGCAAGTTCTTCGGGCCGATCATGGCGCTGTGGTTCACCACGCTCGGCGTGCTGGGCATCGGCGGCATCCTGCACGATCCGGCCGTGTTGCGTGCCTTCTGGCCCGGCTACGCGGTGGCCTTCTTCGCCGCCCAGCCGATGCTGGCCTTCCTCGCGCTCGGCGCGGTGGTGCTGGCGGTGACCGGCGCCGAGGCGATCTACGCCGACATGGGCCACTTCGGCCGCAAGCCGATCCAGATCGGCTGGTTCTCGCTGGCGCTGCCGGGTCTGCTGCTCAACTACTACGGTCAGGGTGCGCTGGTGCTGCACGATCCGTCGGCGGCCGACCATCCGTTCTTCATGCTGGCGCCCGAGCCGCTGGTGCTGCCGCTGGTGATCCTGGCCACCGCCGCCACCGTGATCGCCTCGCAGGCGCTGATCTCCGGCGTGTTCTCCATCACCCGCCAGGCCATCCAGCTCGGCTACATGCCGCGCATGGACATCCACCATACGTCCGAGCGCGAGATCGGCCAGATCTACATCCCCGGCGTGAACTGGGGCATGTGCGTGGCGGTGCTGCTGCTGGTGCTCACCTTCAAGAGCTCGGGCAACCTGGCCGCGGCCTATGGCTTCGCCATCTGCGGCATCATGATCATGACCACCACTACGGCCTTCGTCGCGCTCAAGCAGAGCAAGCGGCCGGGCCGCACGCGGGCGATCCGTGCGCTGCTGGCTTTCTTCCTGTTCATCGACTTGGCGCTCTTGGCCGCCAACATCCCCAAGATCCCCGAGGGCGGCTGGTTCCCGCTGATGGTCGGTCTGTTCATGCTGTTCATGATGTTTACCTGGAAGCGCGGCCGCCGGCTGCTGTTCCACCGCATCCACGATGGCGAGCTGCCGCTCGAATTGTTCGTGCAGAGCATCGAGGCCAATCCGCCCTACCGCGCCGAGGGCACGGCGATTTTCATGACCGGCAGCGTCGACACCACGCCGCACGCGCTCTTGCACAACCTCAAGCACAACAAGGTGCTGCACGAGCAGGTGGTGTTCCTCACCATCCAGTCCACCGACGTGCCGACGGTGGCCGACAAGCAGCGGCTCAAGGTCACCCGGCTGTCCGATTCGTTCTGGCAGGTATCGGCCACCTACGGCTTCATGGAAGACCCGTCGGTGCCCGAGATCCTGAACCTGGCCGAGCGCGACCACGGCCTGGTGTGCGAGGAGATGAACACCTCGTTCTTCCTGTCGCGCGAGACCATCATCTGCCACCGCACCGCCGACATGCCCTGGCTGCAGCTCAAGGTGTTCGCCTGGATGCAGCGCAATGCGCAGCGGCCGACCGACTTCTTCAAGATCCCGCCGAACCGGGTGGTGGAGATGGGGACGCAGGTGGAAATGTAG
- a CDS encoding FecR family protein has protein sequence MKPMHLLMPLMLGLCSMAALAAATVTDSAGEVRIRAADGTLSAGAVGARVLEGATVLTGPNARAAMRFDDGQIIGLEKDTEFKVESFRYNAAQPASGNVFLSMVKGSLRAITGLIGRNNKQAFRLTTPTATIGIRGSDWMAALLNNSLYTGVTSNGISITNGANTLLVDAGQYSATLGVNASQLVSFSQLPANVFGSLPNLSIGGANWAGDVAGGASSGGGSVAGTAGASGLSGGMIAAGVAVAGAIAATSNDNGSTTTHATPSHH, from the coding sequence ATGAAGCCGATGCACTTGCTGATGCCCCTGATGCTGGGCCTGTGTTCGATGGCTGCGCTGGCGGCCGCCACCGTGACCGATAGCGCGGGCGAGGTCCGCATCCGCGCCGCCGACGGTACGCTGTCCGCCGGCGCGGTCGGCGCCCGGGTGCTCGAAGGCGCCACGGTGCTGACCGGTCCGAACGCACGCGCCGCGATGCGCTTCGACGACGGCCAGATCATCGGCCTGGAGAAGGACACCGAATTCAAGGTCGAATCGTTCCGCTACAACGCGGCCCAGCCCGCCAGCGGCAACGTGTTCCTGTCGATGGTCAAGGGCAGCCTGCGGGCGATCACCGGCCTGATCGGCCGCAACAACAAGCAGGCCTTCCGCCTGACCACGCCGACCGCCACCATCGGCATCCGCGGCAGCGACTGGATGGCGGCGCTGCTGAACAATTCGCTCTACACCGGCGTCACCAGCAACGGCATCTCGATCACCAACGGCGCCAACACGCTGCTGGTCGACGCCGGCCAGTACTCGGCCACGCTCGGTGTCAACGCCTCGCAGCTGGTCTCGTTCTCGCAACTGCCGGCCAATGTGTTCGGCAGCCTGCCCAACCTGTCCATCGGCGGCGCCAACTGGGCCGGCGACGTGGCCGGCGGGGCCAGCTCGGGCGGCGGCAGCGTGGCCGGCACGGCCGGCGCTTCGGGCCTGAGCGGCGGCATGATCGCGGCCGGCGTCGCGGTGGCCGGCGCGATCGCGGCCACCTCCAACGACAATGGCAGCACGACGACGCACGCCACGCCGTCGCACCACTGA
- a CDS encoding electron transport complex subunit RsxB, translating into MHSTLSLADRIDAVLPQTQCTQCGYPDCRRYADAVASGEAAINRCPPGGDEGIVRLAELTGRPPLALDPACGSTKPFMVALIDEAHCIGCTLCIQACPVDAILGAVKQMHTVLADECTGCELCIAPCPVDCIDLVPARRPDALPEREAQADRWRGRHRFHLFRIERERSERTARLAAKALAKRDDPHFAAPDKQARIEAALARSQARLAAAPVAAPEPEPTPPAADAARARQAKLDDIMARAAARLAQAKKG; encoded by the coding sequence TTGCATTCGACGCTTTCCCTTGCCGACCGCATCGACGCGGTCCTGCCGCAGACCCAGTGCACCCAGTGCGGCTATCCCGACTGCCGCCGCTACGCCGACGCGGTGGCGTCCGGCGAGGCCGCCATCAACCGTTGCCCGCCCGGCGGCGACGAGGGCATCGTCCGGCTGGCCGAGCTGACCGGCCGGCCGCCGCTGGCGCTCGACCCGGCCTGCGGCAGCACCAAGCCCTTCATGGTCGCGCTGATCGACGAGGCGCACTGCATCGGCTGCACGCTGTGCATCCAGGCCTGCCCGGTCGATGCGATCCTCGGCGCGGTCAAGCAGATGCACACCGTGCTGGCCGACGAATGCACCGGCTGCGAGCTGTGCATCGCGCCGTGCCCGGTCGACTGCATCGACCTGGTGCCGGCCCGGCGGCCGGACGCGTTGCCTGAGCGCGAGGCCCAGGCCGACCGCTGGCGCGGCCGCCACCGCTTCCACCTGTTCCGCATCGAGCGCGAACGCAGCGAGCGCACCGCGCGGCTGGCCGCCAAGGCGCTGGCCAAGCGCGACGACCCGCACTTCGCAGCGCCCGATAAACAGGCCAGAATCGAGGCCGCCCTGGCCCGCAGCCAGGCCCGGCTGGCCGCGGCGCCGGTTGCGGCACCCGAGCCCGAGCCGACGCCGCCGGCGGCCGACGCCGCCCGCGCGCGCCAGGCCAAGCTCGACGACATCATGGCGCGCGCGGCCGCTCGCCTGGCCCAGGCCAAGAAAGGATGA
- the folD gene encoding bifunctional methylenetetrahydrofolate dehydrogenase/methenyltetrahydrofolate cyclohydrolase FolD produces the protein MTAQLLDGKLISEEIISAVRTRVDARVADGHRAPALAVVLVGDDPASAVYVRNKKKACERAGFRSISHELPSSLTEAELLALVERLNHDPEVDGILVQLPLPKQIDQERVIEAIDPRKDVDGFHPYNFGRLALRMPLLRPCTPYGVMVMLEKTGVDLVGKDAVVIGASNIVGRPAGLELLQARSTVTICHSRTVALADKVRAADVVVAGVGIPNFVKGDWIKPGAIVIDVGINRLPDGKLCGDVEFETARQRAGWITPVPGGVGPMTIAMLMQNTFDASVNLNP, from the coding sequence ATGACCGCACAGTTGCTTGACGGCAAACTGATTTCCGAAGAAATCATCAGCGCGGTGCGTACGCGCGTCGACGCTCGCGTCGCGGACGGCCACCGGGCTCCGGCGCTGGCGGTGGTGCTGGTCGGCGACGACCCCGCCTCGGCCGTGTACGTGCGCAACAAGAAGAAGGCCTGCGAGCGCGCGGGCTTCCGCTCGATCTCCCACGAGCTGCCGTCCAGCCTGACCGAGGCCGAGCTGCTGGCCCTGGTCGAGCGGCTCAACCACGACCCCGAGGTCGACGGCATCCTGGTGCAGCTGCCGCTGCCCAAGCAGATCGACCAGGAGCGCGTGATCGAGGCGATCGATCCGCGCAAGGACGTCGACGGCTTCCACCCGTACAACTTCGGCCGCCTCGCGCTGCGCATGCCGTTGCTGCGGCCGTGCACGCCCTACGGCGTGATGGTGATGCTGGAGAAGACCGGGGTCGACCTGGTCGGCAAGGATGCGGTGGTGATCGGCGCCTCCAACATCGTCGGCCGGCCGGCCGGGCTCGAACTCTTGCAGGCGCGCTCCACCGTCACCATCTGCCACAGCCGCACCGTGGCGCTGGCCGACAAGGTGCGTGCCGCCGACGTGGTGGTGGCCGGCGTCGGCATCCCCAACTTCGTCAAGGGCGACTGGATCAAGCCGGGCGCCATCGTGATCGACGTCGGCATCAACCGGCTGCCCGACGGCAAGCTGTGCGGCGACGTCGAGTTCGAGACCGCCCGCCAGCGCGCCGGCTGGATCACCCCGGTGCCGGGCGGCGTCGGGCCGATGACCATTGCCATGCTGATGCAGAACACCTTCGACGCCAGCGTCAACCTCAATCCCTGA
- a CDS encoding HD-GYP domain-containing protein: MKIAIVDDTPINLALMARLLRRIDGVETHLFDSSRAGLDWCLAGDPDLIVVDYMMPGLDGLDFIRQVRERTMLQDIPLVMVTASIETAVRHEALDLGATDFLTKPIDQHEFLARTRNMLALRLNRRLLDDRAALLTEEIRQATAGILARERETLLRLSRAAEFRDPETGAHLQRMARYSALIARGLGWSAADRELLQEAAPMHDIGKIGIPDAILLKPGPLDAAESAVMRSHAELGHRILGGSDSPLLRLGAEIALAHHERFDGSGYPQSLRGTAIPASGRIVAVADVFDALLSRRPYKQPWTLDATTGFLRDQAGVLFDPDCVAALLDAMPEVEEIRRRHADEATSHG; encoded by the coding sequence ATGAAAATCGCCATCGTCGACGACACGCCGATCAACCTCGCCCTGATGGCCCGGCTGCTGCGCCGCATCGACGGCGTCGAGACCCATCTGTTCGATTCCTCCCGGGCCGGCCTCGACTGGTGCCTGGCCGGCGATCCCGACCTGATCGTGGTGGACTACATGATGCCGGGGCTGGACGGGCTGGATTTCATCCGGCAGGTCCGCGAACGGACGATGCTGCAGGACATCCCGCTGGTCATGGTCACCGCCAGCATCGAGACCGCGGTGCGGCACGAAGCGCTCGACCTCGGCGCCACCGATTTCCTGACCAAGCCGATCGACCAGCACGAATTCCTGGCGCGGACCCGCAACATGCTGGCGCTGCGGCTCAACCGCCGGCTGCTGGACGACCGGGCGGCCCTGCTGACGGAAGAAATACGGCAGGCCACCGCCGGCATCCTGGCCCGCGAACGCGAGACGCTGCTGCGGCTGAGCCGCGCCGCCGAGTTCCGCGACCCGGAAACCGGCGCCCATCTGCAGCGCATGGCGCGCTATTCGGCGTTGATCGCCCGCGGGCTCGGCTGGTCGGCCGCGGACCGCGAGCTGCTGCAGGAAGCCGCGCCGATGCACGACATCGGCAAGATCGGCATCCCGGATGCCATCCTGCTCAAGCCCGGCCCGCTCGACGCGGCCGAGAGCGCGGTGATGCGCAGCCATGCCGAACTCGGCCATCGCATCCTCGGCGGCAGCGATTCGCCGCTGCTGCGCCTGGGCGCCGAGATCGCGCTCGCGCACCACGAGCGTTTCGACGGCAGCGGCTATCCGCAGAGCCTGCGCGGCACGGCCATCCCCGCCAGCGGACGGATCGTGGCGGTGGCCGACGTATTCGACGCGCTGTTGTCCCGCCGGCCCTACAAGCAACCCTGGACGCTCGACGCCACGACCGGCTTCCTGCGCGACCAGGCCGGCGTCCTGTTCGATCCCGATTGCGTCGCCGCGCTGCTCGACGCCATGCCCGAGGTCGAGGAGATCCGCCGCCGCCATGCCGACGAGGCGACCTCACACGGCTAG